In Terriglobales bacterium, the DNA window TTGTGGCTGACGTTGGGGGCGGTGTGCAGCACCATGTGGAAGTCCTCGGTGATGGCGCGGATGCGCTCCAGAGTGCGGCGCAAGACCGCGGCCAGGTCGTGCAGCGCGGGGCCGCGCTCGAGCGTAGCCAGGCTGAACGACGATTCGTGGGTGAGGGGGAGGATCCAGGTCTCGTAAGGGACGCGGGGCGCGTAGGGGCAGGTGGCGATGTAGTCGCCCACGACCTCGACCACGCGCGTGGCCTGCTGGCGTTCCTGATTGAGGATGTCGCAGAAGACGCAGCGCTCCTTCTGCTGGAAGTAATCGCGGCCGCTGCGCAGTTCGTAAAGCACGCGCCGCGGGATGAAGGTGGTGGCGGTGAGCTGGGAGTGGGGATGGTCGAATTCCTGCCCGGCGGGCGCGCCGTGGTTCTTGAAGATGGTGACGTACTTGAAGCGGCGGTCGCGCTTGAGGTCGAGGATGCGCTGGGCGGAAAGGCGCAGGAACTGGCCGATCTCCGCGTCTGCGGCCACCCAGAGATGGCGGTCGTGGCGCGGATTCTCCACCAGCAGCTCGTGCGCGCCCACGGTCTGCATGTGGTCGTAGAGGCCTTCGCCGCGGCGGCCGGGATCGCCCTCGATGTGGTAGAGCGGCCAGGGATGCACCATGGCGCGCGACGACCAGGGGCCGCCGTCGAGCGACGGCATGGAACCGACCACCTGGGCGTGCGCCGAGGTCTCCGGACAGAGCAGGCAGACCTCGGACTTGGAGCGGAAGTCGCTCGAGTCGTCGCCGGTCAACACCCAGGAGCGCGTGATGGGATCTTTGCGTAACTCCATAAAGAAGCTGCTGGCTTCTAGCTGCTAGCTAGGAACTGGGCTAGTGGTTAGTGGCTAGAAAACACTAGGGGCGGCGGGAAGTCAATGGGGATAGCTGCTAGCTTCTCGCTGCCAGCCAGTAGCCAGAGGCTAGGAGCTGAGTGCTGAGTGCTAGAATTCCGGGAATGTCTGAAGCGCGCAGCGCGTCGCTGACGCCGTTGATGCGGCAGTACGCCGCCATCAAGAAGGACCATCCCACGGCGCTGCTGTTCTTCCGCCTGGGCGACTTCTACGAACTGTTCTACGAGGACGCGGTCACGGCCGCGCGCGAACTGCAGATCACGCTGACGGCGCGGCACAAGGAGCGCGGCAACGCCGTCCCCATGTGCGGCGTCCCCTATCACAGCGCGGAAAACTACATTGCGCGGCTCATCCGCAAGGGATACAAGGTCGCGGTCTGCGACCAGGTGGAAGACCCGCGGCTGGCCAAGAAACTGGTGCGGCGGGAAGTGACGCGCGTGATCACGCCGGGGACGGCGGCGGATGCGTCGCTGGATTCGGGCGAGAACAACTTTCTGGCGGCGGTGGCCGAGGCGGGCGACGCCGCCGGCTTTGCCGCGCTCGACCTTTCGACCGGAGAATTCCGCGCCACCGAGTTCCGCGGCGCGGACGCCCAGCGTCGCGTGGCCGAAGAACTGGCGCAACTGCAGCCGCGGGAAGTGCTCTACGCCTCTTCCCTGCCCTTGTTTGAGAGAAGCACGCAGCACTCAGCCATCAGCGATCAGCCACACCCGGCCGCG includes these proteins:
- a CDS encoding DUF4931 domain-containing protein, which codes for MELRKDPITRSWVLTGDDSSDFRSKSEVCLLCPETSAHAQVVGSMPSLDGGPWSSRAMVHPWPLYHIEGDPGRRGEGLYDHMQTVGAHELLVENPRHDRHLWVAADAEIGQFLRLSAQRILDLKRDRRFKYVTIFKNHGAPAGQEFDHPHSQLTATTFIPRRVLYELRSGRDYFQQKERCVFCDILNQERQQATRVVEVVGDYIATCPYAPRVPYETWILPLTHESSFSLATLERGPALHDLAAVLRRTLERIRAITEDFHMVLHTAPNVSHKTSVMDYWKTLDDDYHWHIEILPIVGKKSQSYTFKETYFTPVTSETAAARLRSVSLS